From one Candidatus Acididesulfobacter guangdongensis genomic stretch:
- the cofH gene encoding 7,8-didemethyl-8-hydroxy-5-deazariboflavin synthase subunit CofH, producing the protein MINININKYHKLDNIFNKIDKSEQIDSDELLNLLDDSENFNEIIQYAAYLNKSVNGDNVSYVVNRNINFTNICYLNCKFCGYKRTVNSKDSFVLTIDKIIEKINEGYNIGINEVCVTGGINPDFNPDFYFNLIKSIRAAFPELHIHAFSPQEIFELSAKTGFSFEKVFEILKENGLDSMPGTAAEILAPETRKAICKDKISTLQWTEIIKTAHKMNIKSSATILVGHIESNADIAYHLYLIRKIQDSTNGFTEFIALPFIASKTSLKHQIQTGISADSQKILKFYAILRLYLNNFKNIQTSWPKIGTELAVKSLSCGINDFGGTLMEENITKSAGGNFGEYLSEKDIISLIKSAGKNPIRRDTLYNYIQQ; encoded by the coding sequence ATGATAAATATAAATATAAACAAATATCATAAGTTAGATAATATCTTTAATAAGATTGATAAATCTGAGCAGATAGATAGCGATGAACTTTTGAATCTGCTTGATGATAGCGAAAATTTTAACGAAATTATACAATACGCAGCTTATCTTAATAAATCTGTCAACGGCGATAACGTTTCATATGTAGTCAATAGAAATATTAATTTTACAAATATCTGCTATCTGAATTGTAAATTTTGCGGATATAAAAGAACTGTCAATTCAAAGGACTCATTTGTTTTAACAATCGATAAAATTATTGAAAAAATAAATGAAGGCTATAATATCGGCATAAATGAGGTTTGTGTTACCGGAGGCATAAATCCGGATTTTAATCCTGATTTTTATTTTAATTTAATCAAATCTATAAGAGCCGCTTTTCCGGAACTGCATATACACGCATTCTCTCCGCAGGAAATTTTTGAACTTTCTGCCAAAACAGGCTTTTCGTTTGAAAAAGTTTTTGAAATTCTAAAAGAAAACGGACTCGATTCAATGCCCGGAACAGCCGCTGAAATTTTAGCGCCTGAAACGAGAAAAGCAATATGCAAAGATAAGATATCCACGCTCCAATGGACTGAAATTATTAAAACTGCGCATAAAATGAATATAAAATCTTCGGCTACTATTCTGGTCGGACACATTGAATCAAACGCCGATATAGCTTATCATCTTTATTTAATAAGAAAAATTCAGGATTCAACAAACGGTTTTACGGAATTTATTGCTTTACCTTTTATTGCGTCAAAAACTTCATTAAAACATCAGATTCAAACTGGCATAAGCGCTGACAGTCAAAAAATACTAAAATTTTATGCTATATTAAGATTATATCTAAATAATTTTAAAAATATTCAGACAAGCTGGCCTAAAATAGGCACGGAACTTGCGGTTAAATCACTTTCATGCGGAATTAACGATTTCGGCGGAACGCTCATGGAAGAAAATATTACAAAAAGTGCAGGAGGCAATTTCGGCGAGTATCTAAGTGAAAAAGATATAATATCTCTTATAAAATCAGCCGGAAAAAATCCTATCAGGAGAGATACGCTTTATAACTATATTCAGCAATAA
- a CDS encoding thiazole synthase, producing MAIIPNNHLTTNFEDKLKIGKYSFKSRLIVGTGKYPDFVTMQKAIELSGAEIITVAIRRIDFEQKENMLSFIDQDKYTLLPNTAGCFTAEDAISTIRLSRELGIFKTDLVKLEVIGDPKTLYPDNEELLKAAKVLVNEGFTVMPYIIDDPIVAKKLEDMGCPVVMPLASPIGSGLGIRNPYNLKIIKETVSVPVIVDAGVGTASDAAKTMELGVDGILMNTAIAGATDPLNMALAMNYAVKAGRLAFLSGRIPMKLYASASTQMEGIVF from the coding sequence ATGGCTATAATACCCAATAATCATCTGACAACCAATTTTGAAGACAAATTAAAAATAGGCAAATATTCCTTCAAGTCGCGTTTAATAGTCGGGACGGGCAAGTATCCGGATTTTGTCACTATGCAAAAAGCAATAGAGCTTTCCGGCGCTGAAATTATAACGGTTGCAATAAGACGTATCGATTTTGAACAGAAAGAAAATATGCTATCATTTATTGACCAGGATAAATATACCCTTTTGCCGAATACCGCAGGGTGTTTTACAGCTGAAGACGCTATAAGCACGATAAGATTATCCCGCGAACTCGGCATATTTAAAACAGACCTTGTAAAATTAGAGGTCATAGGCGACCCTAAAACCCTTTATCCTGATAACGAAGAACTCTTAAAAGCAGCAAAGGTTCTGGTAAATGAAGGATTCACGGTTATGCCTTATATTATTGACGACCCTATAGTTGCAAAAAAACTTGAAGATATGGGCTGTCCGGTTGTAATGCCTCTTGCTTCGCCGATAGGCTCCGGTTTAGGAATCAGAAATCCTTATAATTTAAAAATAATAAAAGAAACCGTATCTGTTCCTGTAATAGTTGACGCAGGAGTCGGTACCGCATCCGATGCCGCAAAAACTATGGAACTGGGAGTTGACGGAATTTTAATGAATACGGCAATAGCCGGAGCTACAGATCCGCTGAATATGGCTCTTGCTATGAATTACGCCGTCAAAGCCGGGAGGCTGGCTTTTTTATCGGGGAGAATTCCAATGAAACTATACGCATCTGCTTCCACTCAAATGGAAGGAATCGTATTTTAA
- the thiS gene encoding sulfur carrier protein ThiS: protein MLIYVNDKEINLNENLTIAQLIDTLNLNIKSTAAAVNKEIVPKAKYAEFILKDKDRLDLVTIAPGG from the coding sequence ATGCTTATTTACGTAAACGATAAAGAAATCAATTTAAATGAAAACTTAACTATAGCCCAGCTTATAGATACTCTTAATCTCAATATTAAAAGTACGGCGGCTGCAGTTAATAAAGAAATCGTACCAAAGGCTAAATATGCTGAATTTATCCTGAAAGATAAAGATAGATTGGACCTGGTAACTATCGCACCGGGCGGATAA
- a CDS encoding PLP-dependent cysteine synthase family protein, whose product MAQEKKTENDLKYKFNFLSLNIFNSIGRTNICLLNNLFNNSDRSKVYAKTESQNPGGSIKDRPAFYMLRDAVNKNILKQNMTIIDSSSGNTGISYAMIGSFLNLKVKIYAPSNMSEERKQLIKLYGAELILTPAEESHDGAIKKSLEEYKTGGTDIYYMPDQYNNPNNALSHYETTAAEIIEQTGGNIDYFVTGIGTGGTILGTGKRLKEYNKNIKIIAVIPDSPMHGIEGWKYNYSFNFKGFDHNNIIDDYVKVDTEGSYLMLKKLIKKEGLLCGFSSGANLYGIYKLSQKYNGNYVTVLPDTGSRYLSTVVFKDML is encoded by the coding sequence ATGGCACAAGAAAAAAAAACTGAAAACGATTTAAAATATAAATTTAATTTTTTAAGTTTAAATATATTTAATTCTATAGGCAGAACAAATATTTGTTTATTAAATAATTTATTTAACAACTCTGATAGGTCTAAGGTTTACGCTAAAACAGAATCTCAGAATCCCGGCGGTTCGATTAAAGACAGACCTGCATTTTACATGCTGAGGGATGCGGTAAATAAAAATATTCTTAAACAAAATATGACTATAATAGATTCTTCTTCCGGCAATACCGGTATTTCCTATGCCATGATAGGTTCATTTTTAAACCTCAAAGTAAAAATATACGCCCCTTCTAATATGAGCGAAGAGCGTAAACAGCTTATAAAACTTTACGGTGCAGAATTAATTCTGACTCCTGCCGAAGAAAGTCATGACGGAGCTATAAAAAAATCTCTTGAAGAATATAAAACCGGCGGAACTGATATCTATTATATGCCTGACCAATATAACAATCCTAATAATGCCCTGTCGCATTATGAAACTACGGCAGCAGAAATTATTGAACAAACAGGCGGCAATATTGATTATTTTGTGACCGGTATAGGAACAGGCGGAACAATTCTCGGCACCGGAAAAAGATTAAAAGAATACAATAAAAATATTAAAATTATAGCGGTTATACCTGATAGTCCGATGCACGGCATAGAGGGCTGGAAATATAACTATTCATTTAATTTTAAAGGTTTTGACCATAATAATATTATAGACGATTACGTGAAAGTCGACACTGAAGGCAGTTATTTAATGCTGAAAAAGCTTATAAAAAAAGAAGGGCTTTTATGCGGTTTTTCTTCAGGCGCTAATTTATACGGGATATATAAACTTTCTCAAAAATATAATGGAAATTATGTTACGGTTTTGCCGGATACCGGTTCCAGATATTTATCAACCGTCGTCTTTAAAGATATGCTTTGA
- a CDS encoding sulfurtransferase TusA family protein, producing the protein MAEYNSELDIKGEICPFTFVRSKLALEKINQGEILRIIVDYEPAIRNVPRSMEEQGHKVISINKINDTDYEIIVEKNGLKK; encoded by the coding sequence ATGGCTGAATATAATAGCGAATTAGACATTAAAGGCGAAATATGCCCTTTTACTTTTGTCAGATCTAAACTTGCATTGGAAAAAATAAATCAGGGCGAAATACTGAGAATAATAGTAGATTATGAGCCCGCCATAAGAAATGTTCCCCGTTCTATGGAGGAACAGGGGCACAAGGTGATTTCCATAAATAAAATAAATGATACCGATTATGAAATAATAGTCGAAAAAAACGGTTTAAAAAAATAA
- the moeB gene encoding molybdopterin-synthase adenylyltransferase MoeB, whose amino-acid sequence MLDFTEEQIKRYARHIILPEVGGEGQEKLLSSKVLLIGAGGLGAPCGLYLGAAGIGTLGIADFDTVDLSNLQRQIWHGNKDVGRYKVDSAKDSIERITPDVKVITYKEKISSDNIQELIKDYDVVIDATDNFPTRYLINDACHFYGKPLVYGSIFRFDGQATVFLPDKGPCYRCLFPSPPPAGLVPSCQEAGVLGVLPGVIGAIQANEAIKIILGVGTTLNGRLLIYDALDMKFTEMKLRQDRTCPLCGENPTVVDLIEYEELCEFKA is encoded by the coding sequence ATTTTGGATTTTACTGAAGAACAGATTAAAAGATACGCCAGGCATATAATATTGCCCGAAGTCGGCGGAGAAGGCCAGGAAAAATTATTATCTTCTAAAGTCCTTTTGATAGGCGCAGGCGGTTTAGGAGCTCCGTGCGGTTTATATCTCGGAGCAGCAGGGATAGGAACACTCGGCATAGCCGATTTTGACACTGTTGACCTTTCAAACCTGCAAAGACAGATATGGCACGGCAATAAAGACGTAGGGAGATATAAAGTCGATTCGGCAAAAGATTCTATCGAAAGGATCACCCCCGATGTCAAGGTCATAACATATAAAGAAAAAATATCTTCCGACAATATACAGGAACTCATTAAAGATTATGACGTGGTAATAGACGCTACCGATAATTTTCCGACACGGTATCTGATTAACGATGCATGCCATTTTTACGGAAAACCCCTTGTTTACGGTTCTATTTTCAGATTTGACGGACAGGCAACAGTGTTTCTGCCAGACAAAGGTCCTTGCTACAGGTGCTTATTTCCATCACCTCCGCCGGCTGGATTAGTTCCAAGCTGCCAGGAAGCCGGCGTTTTGGGAGTCTTACCTGGCGTCATCGGAGCAATACAGGCAAACGAAGCCATAAAGATAATACTTGGCGTAGGAACGACATTAAACGGCAGATTATTAATATATGATGCCTTAGATATGAAATTTACAGAAATGAAACTGAGACAAGACAGGACATGCCCGCTTTGCGGGGAAAATCCGACAGTGGTTGATCTAATAGAATATGAAGAATTATGTGAATTTAAAGCTTGA
- a CDS encoding threonine synthase codes for MFVKGLKCRECGKEYPDSALYVCDYCFGPLEVDYDYDKIKKNISVEKIKSRQPNMWRYRELLPIKGDIEIGKDVGFTPLVKADNLAKVLGVKHLYIKNDAVNFPTLSFKDRVVSVAIAKAKEFGFKVIACASTGNLANATAACSAASGFECFVFIPSNLETGKVLGTLIYGTNLVKIEGSYDKVNRLCTEIAGKHNWAFVNINLRPYYAEGSKTLTFEMLEQLGFKSPDNVVVPMAGGSLITKVGKSIEEFEYCGLIEKHNTKIFGAQATGCNPITSTVKEKREFIKPVKTPDTIAKSLAIGNPADGYYAADLMHKSGGFGEDATDDEIVEGMKLLASTEGIFTETAGGVTVAVAKKLIEKGYINKNETTVLAITGNGLKTLEALNGRLDDAPVIKPNLEEFEDVLKKVREKEKNKK; via the coding sequence ATGTTTGTAAAAGGATTAAAATGCAGGGAATGCGGCAAGGAATATCCTGATAGCGCTCTTTATGTCTGTGATTATTGCTTTGGTCCATTAGAGGTGGATTACGATTACGATAAAATCAAAAAAAATATAAGCGTCGAGAAAATTAAGTCAAGACAGCCGAATATGTGGAGATACAGAGAATTGCTTCCCATTAAAGGCGATATAGAAATAGGCAAAGATGTAGGTTTTACCCCTTTAGTTAAGGCGGATAATCTTGCCAAAGTTTTAGGGGTTAAACATTTATACATAAAAAATGATGCAGTCAACTTTCCAACCCTTTCTTTTAAAGATAGAGTCGTTTCCGTTGCTATAGCCAAAGCAAAAGAATTTGGTTTTAAGGTAATTGCGTGCGCCTCAACCGGGAATCTTGCAAATGCGACTGCAGCATGTTCCGCCGCTTCCGGTTTCGAATGTTTTGTGTTTATTCCATCAAATTTAGAAACAGGCAAGGTCCTCGGAACGTTAATATACGGCACTAATTTAGTCAAAATTGAAGGAAGTTATGATAAAGTCAATAGACTGTGCACTGAAATTGCAGGCAAGCATAACTGGGCATTTGTAAATATAAACTTAAGACCTTACTATGCAGAAGGTTCCAAAACTCTTACTTTTGAAATGCTTGAACAATTGGGTTTTAAATCTCCGGATAACGTTGTCGTTCCAATGGCTGGAGGTTCGCTCATTACAAAAGTCGGAAAATCAATTGAAGAATTTGAATACTGCGGATTAATAGAAAAACATAATACTAAAATTTTCGGAGCACAGGCTACCGGATGCAATCCTATTACTTCGACGGTAAAAGAGAAAAGAGAATTTATTAAACCTGTAAAAACACCGGATACCATTGCAAAATCTCTTGCAATAGGCAATCCTGCCGACGGTTATTACGCTGCAGACTTAATGCATAAAAGCGGCGGGTTCGGTGAAGACGCTACGGACGATGAAATAGTGGAAGGAATGAAACTGCTTGCGTCTACCGAGGGTATATTTACAGAAACAGCCGGAGGTGTCACAGTAGCGGTTGCTAAAAAGCTTATTGAAAAGGGGTATATCAATAAAAATGAAACAACGGTACTTGCAATTACAGGTAACGGTTTAAAGACATTAGAGGCGCTTAATGGCAGATTAGATGACGCGCCTGTTATAAAGCCTAATTTGGAAGAATTTGAAGACGTCCTAAAAAAAGTACGTGAAAAAGAAAAAAACAAAAAATGA
- a CDS encoding YbjQ family protein: MLVVTSENIPGYKITEVKGLVQGASIKSRTVFGNMFGNLKAMFGGNQDGYIKLVIQTRDEAIQTMVQEAQNLNATAVTMMRFDSNEFDSGQGQSMSEVVAYGTAVVAEKI; encoded by the coding sequence ATGCTGGTAGTTACGTCTGAAAATATCCCGGGTTATAAAATTACCGAAGTAAAAGGGCTTGTGCAGGGAGCATCAATCAAATCAAGAACAGTGTTCGGCAACATGTTCGGAAATCTGAAGGCAATGTTTGGCGGAAATCAGGACGGATACATAAAATTGGTAATTCAGACAAGGGATGAGGCGATTCAGACAATGGTTCAGGAAGCGCAAAACCTCAACGCAACCGCCGTCACGATGATGCGTTTCGACAGCAACGAGTTTGATTCAGGGCAGGGTCAGTCAATGAGCGAAGTAGTTGCTTACGGCACTGCAGTAGTGGCAGAAAAGATTTAG
- a CDS encoding septal ring lytic transglycosylase RlpA family protein — protein sequence MVFASFFLSGCVPYIIGGSYSQPNASATAPQYYAPQFLPHNTEEGIASWYGPGFQGRPTASGQIYNMYDLTAASRTLPLDTYAYVTDLQNGRSVEVYVNDRGPYYGGRIMDLSYAAARALNMLGPGTALVKIQYLGPNPSAARIEQNEINGFGTKYLPPLTGYTLQFAAYTSRVKAVNKEKEIAKLVPGVHIIIKTVRNTAYYCVVLGRFNSLNKAYTFAKVIAKYGKDIYITKRG from the coding sequence ATGGTTTTTGCATCATTTTTTTTATCAGGCTGCGTTCCGTATATAATCGGAGGCTCTTATTCCCAACCTAACGCAAGCGCCACTGCTCCCCAGTATTACGCTCCGCAATTTTTGCCCCATAATACAGAAGAAGGTATAGCGTCGTGGTATGGACCAGGATTTCAGGGAAGACCTACGGCAAGCGGGCAAATTTATAATATGTACGACTTGACTGCTGCTTCGAGGACTTTGCCTCTTGATACATATGCTTATGTTACCGATTTGCAGAACGGCAGAAGCGTTGAGGTGTATGTTAACGACAGAGGACCTTACTACGGCGGAAGAATAATGGATCTTTCATATGCCGCAGCGCGCGCTTTAAACATGCTCGGACCCGGCACGGCTCTTGTCAAAATTCAATATTTAGGACCGAATCCTTCTGCTGCAAGAATTGAACAAAACGAAATAAACGGATTTGGAACCAAGTATCTTCCGCCTCTCACTGGGTATACGCTTCAATTTGCAGCTTATACATCCAGAGTTAAGGCTGTCAATAAAGAAAAAGAAATTGCGAAGCTAGTGCCTGGTGTGCATATTATAATAAAAACTGTGCGCAATACCGCTTATTATTGCGTGGTGTTAGGAAGATTCAACAGTTTAAATAAAGCATATACTTTTGCGAAAGTTATTGCAAAGTACGGCAAGGATATATATATTACCAAAAGAGGATAA
- the kdsB gene encoding 3-deoxy-manno-octulosonate cytidylyltransferase, whose translation MKIVALIPARFASTRFEGKPLAKIMGKPMIQHVWEGVSKSAVISEIIVATEDKRVFDAVINFGGNAVMTKDTHASGTDRIIEASENLDADIILNIQGDEPLVNNEIIDALIEPFKEDENIVFTSVKTPIYSFEEFMDINSVKVVTDNSDYGIYFSRSPIPFDRNRYDLKFNLIDNNISKLEDKNNKESKKPFGFKHLGFYGYRKDFLRTFGLLPPSYLEQKEMLEQLRAIENGYKIKVRTVGISTIPVDIPADIKKVESYLLKLYN comes from the coding sequence ATGAAAATAGTAGCTTTAATACCTGCAAGGTTTGCTTCTACAAGATTTGAAGGGAAGCCCCTCGCGAAAATTATGGGCAAACCTATGATACAGCACGTATGGGAAGGCGTGTCTAAATCTGCCGTAATATCTGAAATAATTGTTGCTACCGAAGATAAAAGAGTTTTTGATGCAGTTATCAACTTTGGAGGCAATGCTGTTATGACTAAAGATACTCATGCATCGGGTACCGACAGAATAATTGAGGCATCCGAAAATCTTGATGCCGATATTATATTAAATATTCAGGGCGACGAACCTTTGGTTAACAATGAAATAATAGATGCCTTGATAGAACCTTTTAAAGAAGATGAAAACATAGTTTTTACAAGCGTTAAAACCCCTATTTATTCATTTGAAGAATTTATGGATATTAATAGCGTAAAAGTTGTGACGGATAATAGCGACTATGGAATTTATTTTTCAAGAAGTCCTATACCCTTTGACAGAAACCGCTACGATTTAAAATTTAATTTAATAGATAACAATATAAGCAAATTAGAAGATAAAAATAATAAAGAGAGCAAAAAACCGTTCGGATTTAAGCATTTAGGTTTTTACGGGTACAGAAAAGATTTTCTCAGAACTTTCGGATTATTGCCGCCATCATATTTAGAACAGAAAGAAATGCTTGAACAGTTGAGAGCAATTGAAAACGGTTATAAAATTAAGGTAAGAACGGTCGGTATTTCAACGATACCTGTTGATATACCTGCCGATATAAAAAAAGTTGAAAGTTATTTATTAAAATTATATAATTAA
- a CDS encoding 50S ribosomal protein L31, with the protein MKKGIHPEYLETKVRCACGNEFVTGSTVKEIHIDICSQCHPFYTGKQKFVDSAGRIEKFNKKYNIEKKK; encoded by the coding sequence ATGAAAAAAGGAATCCATCCGGAATATCTTGAAACAAAAGTAAGATGTGCATGCGGAAATGAATTTGTTACCGGAAGCACTGTAAAAGAAATTCATATAGACATTTGCTCCCAGTGCCACCCGTTTTATACCGGCAAACAAAAATTTGTCGATAGCGCAGGCAGAATAGAAAAGTTTAATAAAAAGTATAATATAGAAAAAAAGAAATAA
- a CDS encoding FAD-dependent thymidylate synthase: protein MVKLINYTTNPEITVAIAARLCYSASDITKIECDFKEAENGLEKARKLIKKIRTSGHESVLEHANFTFIVDKLSRSASHQLVRHRIASYSQRSQRYVKEINPQIVIPESISKNKEFLDKFNNLVGEIYSLYGFFLENGIPAEDARYILPNAAQTQLSFTMNARELLHFFKLRGCERAQWEIRNLAKEIFKLVYPIAPSIFQNAGPSCVRSGCSEGEFSCGRPLEIKKEWMKGLA from the coding sequence ATGGTTAAACTAATAAATTATACGACTAATCCTGAAATTACTGTTGCAATAGCTGCAAGGCTGTGTTACAGCGCCTCAGATATAACAAAAATAGAGTGTGATTTTAAAGAAGCTGAAAACGGTTTAGAAAAAGCGAGAAAGTTAATAAAAAAAATTAGAACTTCAGGACACGAATCAGTGCTTGAACATGCTAATTTTACTTTTATAGTAGATAAACTATCCAGAAGCGCTTCGCATCAGTTAGTAAGGCACAGAATTGCCTCGTATTCCCAGAGAAGTCAGAGGTATGTCAAAGAAATTAATCCGCAGATAGTTATTCCTGAATCTATATCTAAAAATAAAGAATTTTTAGATAAATTTAACAATTTAGTCGGGGAAATTTATTCTTTGTACGGGTTTTTTTTAGAAAACGGCATTCCCGCCGAAGATGCAAGGTACATTTTGCCTAATGCCGCACAAACACAATTAAGTTTTACTATGAACGCAAGAGAGCTGCTGCATTTTTTTAAATTGAGAGGATGCGAAAGAGCACAGTGGGAGATAAGAAATCTTGCTAAGGAAATTTTTAAACTTGTTTATCCGATAGCTCCGTCTATTTTCCAGAACGCAGGACCGTCTTGCGTCAGAAGCGGCTGCTCAGAAGGAGAGTTTAGCTGCGGCAGACCTTTAGAAATTAAAAAAGAATGGATGAAGGGTTTAGCATAA
- a CDS encoding peptide chain release factor 1 — MEDLIEQNNYKNDNELPFVKLEDAIVQKCKELKEEAKNLNENIQEISKDGFNESAKEPIKRYNAIKRVTDTFDEYNKILSDIEELQRLKKKESDSELLAMEIHEINDLQAKANKASESIKEYFYPKDADADKDILLEIRAATGGEEAALFALDLYKMYNKYAIIKNFNFELISSSYSASGGLKEAVISVKGKDVFRLLKYESGVHRVQRIPATETQGRVHTSAATIAVMLEPEEIDLKIASEDLRIDVYRSTGHGGQSVNTTDSAVRITHLPTNLVVTCQDEKSQHKNKAKALRILRSRLLSRLEADKKSIEAKNRKNMVGSGDRSEKIRTYNFSQGRITDHRAGITLHKLNYIMEGNLDELLIPLSKYFESQKSLEIK; from the coding sequence ATGGAAGATTTAATCGAACAGAATAATTATAAAAATGATAATGAGCTGCCTTTTGTAAAACTTGAAGATGCTATAGTGCAAAAGTGTAAAGAACTTAAAGAAGAGGCTAAAAATCTTAATGAAAATATTCAAGAAATCAGCAAAGACGGTTTTAATGAATCAGCTAAAGAACCTATTAAAAGATATAACGCAATAAAGAGGGTCACCGATACTTTCGATGAATACAATAAAATACTTTCTGACATAGAAGAACTTCAAAGGCTTAAAAAAAAAGAATCGGATAGCGAACTTTTAGCCATGGAGATACATGAGATTAACGATCTGCAGGCTAAAGCAAATAAAGCTTCAGAATCAATAAAAGAATATTTTTATCCTAAAGATGCCGATGCCGACAAGGATATACTTTTGGAGATAAGAGCGGCTACAGGCGGGGAAGAAGCTGCGCTTTTTGCTCTGGATTTATATAAAATGTATAATAAATATGCGATAATAAAAAATTTCAATTTTGAACTTATTTCTTCGAGCTATTCCGCATCCGGAGGGCTTAAAGAAGCTGTAATATCAGTAAAAGGCAAAGATGTTTTCAGACTTTTAAAATACGAAAGCGGCGTGCATAGGGTGCAAAGAATTCCTGCAACTGAAACTCAGGGAAGAGTACATACTTCAGCTGCTACAATCGCAGTTATGCTGGAGCCGGAAGAGATAGACCTTAAAATAGCTTCCGAAGATTTAAGGATAGATGTTTACAGGTCAACCGGACATGGCGGGCAGAGCGTCAACACGACCGATTCTGCAGTCAGGATAACGCACTTGCCTACTAATCTTGTTGTCACATGCCAGGATGAAAAATCGCAGCATAAAAATAAGGCTAAAGCTTTAAGAATATTAAGATCTCGATTATTAAGCAGATTAGAAGCCGATAAAAAATCTATTGAAGCCAAAAATAGAAAAAATATGGTAGGAAGCGGAGACAGAAGCGAAAAAATAAGAACATATAATTTTTCACAGGGCAGAATTACAGACCATAGGGCAGGAATAACACTTCATAAACTTAATTACATTATGGAAGGAAATCTTGACGAGCTGCTAATTCCTCTGTCAAAATATTTTGAGTCACAAAAGTCTCTTGAAATCAAATAA
- a CDS encoding peptide chain release factor N(5)-glutamine methyltransferase: MLSHKSLLKSNNFTIFETIKAGSEYLKENNNEILDCFKESLLLMSYALNVSIERIIVNYENKITEDKLNIFNGYIERRAKKEPFAYIINNKEFYSIDFFVDKNVLIPRPDTEILVDESLKEVYRLNNKKINSANSYSRHNYNEPDIKNNTAKNISVIDIGTGSGAIAVSIAKNYKYSNIEIFAADNSCKALNVAKKNAVLNNVENKIKLTYFNILNPNICWYNESSKKYSTDFYNFDIIISNPPYIISSDVGFLSDEVKNYEPCAALDGGIDGLKFYRKIFELFSSAIENSVNSNLTDREFCLLLEIDHRYKEEIKKIYELTFYGKDNKYNNSCEDYKYKINTKGNKNNPINITINFIKDLSGKERVAKINYGKNDN, from the coding sequence ATTTTGAGTCACAAAAGTCTCTTGAAATCAAATAATTTTACTATTTTTGAAACAATTAAAGCCGGTTCTGAATATTTAAAAGAAAACAATAACGAGATTCTTGATTGTTTTAAAGAATCCTTGCTTCTTATGAGTTATGCTTTGAACGTTTCTATTGAAAGAATTATTGTAAACTATGAAAATAAAATAACTGAAGACAAGCTGAATATTTTTAACGGTTATATCGAAAGAAGGGCAAAAAAAGAACCATTCGCGTATATAATTAACAATAAAGAATTTTATTCTATAGATTTTTTTGTGGATAAAAATGTTCTGATACCCAGACCTGATACGGAAATTTTAGTTGATGAAAGTTTAAAAGAAGTTTATAGATTAAATAATAAAAAAATAAACAGCGCCAATTCTTATAGCCGTCATAACTACAATGAGCCGGATATAAAAAATAATACAGCTAAAAACATCAGCGTTATAGATATCGGCACGGGTTCAGGCGCCATTGCGGTATCAATAGCCAAGAACTACAAATATTCAAATATTGAAATATTTGCAGCCGATAATAGCTGTAAGGCTTTAAATGTTGCAAAAAAAAATGCAGTATTAAATAATGTAGAAAATAAAATTAAATTAACGTATTTTAATATTTTAAATCCAAATATATGCTGGTATAATGAATCTAGTAAAAAATATAGTACCGATTTTTACAATTTTGATATTATAATATCAAATCCGCCTTATATAATATCGTCTGATGTCGGTTTTCTCAGCGATGAAGTTAAAAATTACGAACCTTGTGCAGCTCTTGACGGAGGTATTGACGGGCTTAAATTTTACAGGAAAATATTCGAATTGTTTTCTTCGGCAATAGAAAATTCGGTTAATAGTAATTTAACAGATAGAGAATTTTGTTTATTATTAGAAATAGATCACAGATATAAAGAAGAAATAAAAAAAATTTATGAATTGACATTTTACGGTAAAGATAATAAATATAATAATAGTTGCGAAGATTATAAATATAAAATAAATACAAAAGGTAATAAAAACAATCCAATCAATATAACAATCAATTTTATAAAAGACCTGTCAGGAAAAGAAAGGGTGGCAAAGATTAATTATGGAAAAAATGATAATTGA